The following proteins are encoded in a genomic region of Microcoleus sp. FACHB-831:
- the dnaA gene encoding chromosomal replication initiator protein DnaA, protein MDTALEQLWSQVLERLQLQLSRPTFETWIKTASAQQLENNCLEICTPNPFARNWLQKYYIKTIADVVQDIVGHPVEIHITVAQGNDSSNVIEEGLSWSLPLETNITETTPSNRPRPSELNPKYVFSRFVVGSNNRMAHAASLAVAESPGREFNPLFLCGGVGLGKTHLMQAIGHYRLEISPDSKIFYVSTEQFTNDLIAAIRKDSMQNFREHYRAADVLLVDDIQFIEGKEYTQEEFFYTFNTLHEAGKQVVIASDRPPNQIPRLQERLCSRFSMGLIADVQRPDLETRMAILQKKAEYENMRLPRAVIEYIATNYTSNIRELEGALIRAVAYISISGLPMNVENITPILNPPVEKVQTSPEAVMMTVAEVLKISIEDLKGNSRRREISWARQIGMYLMRHHTALSLPRIGEEFGGKDHTTVMYSCEKISQLRDKDGDVAKILCQLSDRINMLGRIQQKS, encoded by the coding sequence GTGGATACTGCCCTTGAACAGCTCTGGAGCCAGGTTCTGGAGCGTTTACAGCTACAATTGAGTCGCCCCACTTTTGAAACCTGGATTAAGACTGCCAGCGCCCAGCAGTTGGAAAATAACTGCTTGGAGATTTGTACTCCCAATCCCTTTGCCCGGAATTGGTTGCAGAAGTATTACATCAAAACTATTGCTGATGTAGTGCAAGATATCGTGGGGCATCCGGTGGAAATTCACATTACGGTAGCCCAAGGCAATGATAGCTCTAATGTTATTGAAGAGGGGCTTTCTTGGTCGCTGCCGCTTGAAACTAATATTACAGAAACTACACCCAGTAATCGACCAAGGCCAAGCGAATTAAATCCTAAATACGTTTTTTCGCGCTTTGTTGTCGGTTCAAATAATCGCATGGCTCATGCTGCCTCGTTAGCTGTAGCAGAATCTCCAGGGCGTGAATTTAACCCTTTATTTTTATGTGGGGGCGTTGGTTTAGGCAAAACTCATTTGATGCAGGCAATAGGTCATTATCGCTTAGAAATTAGCCCCGATTCTAAAATATTTTATGTTTCAACCGAACAATTTACTAATGACTTAATTGCCGCTATTCGTAAAGATAGTATGCAGAATTTCCGCGAACACTACCGCGCCGCTGATGTGCTGTTAGTAGATGACATTCAATTTATTGAAGGCAAAGAGTACACCCAAGAAGAATTTTTTTATACTTTTAACACTTTACACGAAGCCGGGAAACAAGTAGTAATTGCTTCAGATCGGCCTCCCAATCAGATTCCGCGCTTGCAAGAACGTCTTTGCTCTCGCTTTTCTATGGGTTTGATTGCTGATGTTCAGCGTCCCGATTTGGAAACGCGGATGGCAATTTTGCAAAAAAAAGCAGAATATGAAAATATGCGCTTGCCTAGAGCAGTAATTGAATATATTGCCACTAATTATACCTCTAATATTAGAGAGTTAGAGGGAGCTTTAATAAGAGCTGTAGCTTATATTTCGATTTCCGGCTTGCCAATGAATGTGGAAAATATCACGCCTATTTTAAATCCACCAGTTGAAAAGGTACAAACTTCCCCCGAAGCAGTTATGATGACTGTGGCAGAAGTATTGAAGATTTCTATTGAGGATTTGAAAGGTAATTCTAGACGGCGAGAAATTAGCTGGGCCAGACAAATTGGAATGTACTTGATGCGCCATCACACGGCTCTTAGTTTACCGAGAATTGGCGAGGAATTTGGCGGTAAAGACCATACGACGGTGATGTATAGCTGCGAAAAAATTAGCCAATTGCGCGATAAAGATGGTGATGTGGCTAAAATACTGTGTCAATTGAGCGATCGCATTAATATGTTGGGTAGAATCCAACAAAAATCCTGA
- the def gene encoding peptide deformylase — protein MSEILQVSQLGNPVLRRQARPIQNVRDERIQKLIDDLIATAISANGVGIAAPQVSQSIRLFIVASRPSPRYPHAPTMEPTAMIDPKIVSHSAEIVKDWEGCLSIPGIRALVPRYQAIEVEYTSRDGELHRRELTDFVARIFQHEYDHLDGIVFLDRVENTGDMMTEQEYQQRIVNKG, from the coding sequence ATGAGCGAAATCCTTCAAGTCTCTCAACTAGGCAATCCCGTCCTGCGACGACAAGCGCGACCTATTCAAAATGTTCGCGATGAACGAATTCAAAAACTGATTGATGACTTAATCGCCACAGCTATATCTGCGAATGGCGTTGGCATAGCAGCACCCCAGGTCTCGCAATCAATTCGCTTGTTCATTGTGGCATCGCGCCCCAGTCCCAGGTATCCCCACGCCCCGACAATGGAACCGACTGCCATGATCGATCCTAAGATCGTTTCTCACTCAGCAGAGATTGTTAAGGATTGGGAAGGTTGTCTCAGCATTCCTGGGATTCGTGCGTTAGTTCCAAGGTATCAGGCAATTGAGGTTGAATACACCAGCCGCGATGGGGAACTGCATCGGAGAGAATTAACAGATTTTGTAGCTCGGATATTCCAACATGAATATGACCATCTAGATGGCATCGTGTTTTTAGATCGTGTTGAGAATACAGGAGATATGATGACTGAGCAGGAATATCAGCAGCGGATTGTGAATAAAGGGTAG